ACTATGGCAGAAGTTATCAGAATGCCCCTTTTGAGCGACACGATGACCGAAGGGGTGATTGCGGAATGGCATAAGAAAGTAGGAGACACCGTTAAATCCGACGACGTTATTGCTGAAGTGGAAACCGACAAAGCTACCATGGAAGTAATGGGTTATGCGGACGGCACCATCTTATATATAGGCGTAGAGAAAGGAAAGGCTGCGAAGGTAAATGATATCATTGCCATTGTGGGTAAACCAGGCGAGGATTACAAATCCCTGCTGGAAGGCGGCGCAACTGCTGCTGCTCCTGCAAAAGAAGCCGCACCTGCCAAAGCCGAAGCGCCTGCCGCGGAAGCTGCTCCTGCTCCTAAAGCCGACGACGCTGCCGTAGCGGAAGCCCTCAAAAATGCAACTGTGATCAGGATGCCGCTGCTCAGCGACACCATGACCGAAGGCAAAATCGTTGCCTGGAATAAAAAAGTAGGCGACACCGTTAAATCCGACGATGTACTGGCCGAAGTAGAAACCGATAAAGCCACTATGGAGGTTATCGGTTATGCTGACGGTACCCTGCTGCACGTTGGTGTAAAAGAAGGTGAAGCAGCCAAAGTAAACGGCATCATCGCCATCGTAGGTAAACAGGGCACTAACGTAGACGCTATCCTCGCCGCCGAAAAAGGTGGCAACGCAGCGCCTGCGGCTAAAGCTGCCGAACAGCAAAGCGCTCCGGCTGCCAATGCTGCTCCTGCCGCCACCGCCGCTCCTGCCGAAGCAGCACCTGCTTCCAGCAACGAAGGTGGCCGCGTGAAAGCTTCTCCCCTCGCTAAAAAACTGGCCGCAGATAAAGGTATCGATATCAACCAGGTAACCGGTTCCGGTGACAATGGCCGTATCGTGAAAAAAGATGTGGACAACTATACACCAGCCGCGAAAGCTGCTCCTGCTGCAACGACTGCCGCTTCCGGCGCTGCTGCTCCACAGGCTGCACCATTCGTACCTGGCCAGGAATCTTACGAAGACATCCCGGTTACACAGATGCGTGGCGTAATCGCTAAACGCCTCGGTGAAAGCAAGTTCACTGCTCCCGAATTCTACCTCACCATGGAAATCAACATGGACGAGGCGATGAAGAACAGGGAAGCGCTGAACAAAGTATCTCCTGTGAAGATCTCCTTCAACGACATGGTGATCAAAGCTGCGGCAATGGCACTGCGTCAGCACCCTTACGTAAACAGCAGCTGGCAGGGCGGTACTATCCGCATGAACCAGCACGTGCACATCGGTTCTGCCGTGGCTGTAGACGAAGGTCTGATCGTTCCGACCATTCGTTTCGCTGATCAGAAAACACTCAGCCAGATCGCGGCAGACGCGAAAGTGCTGTACGATAAAGCTAAAAACAAGAAACTGCAGCCGAATGAATTCAGCGGCAGCACCTTCACCGTATCCAACCTGGGTATGATGGGTATCGATCACTTTACGGCGATCATCAACCAACCTAACTCCGCGATCCTTGCTGTAGGCGGCATCAAAGAGGTAGTTGTGGCGGAAAAAGGCCAGTTTAAAGTGACCAATATCATGAAGGTAACCCTCACCTGCGACCACCGCACTGTGGATGGCGCTGTAGGAGCTAAGTTCCTGGTGACCTTAAAAGGTTTCCTCGAAAACCCGGTTACAATGCTCGTTTAGAAGCATTTACATATTTACCTACGGAAAAGCGCAGTTTACACTGCGCTTTTTTTATGCTATCTTGAGCCAAATTGTTTTATCCATGTACCTGTTACTCGACGTCGACGCCTGGTGGGCAGCACACGCTCCTTTCGAAAAGATCTATTGGGTGGTTACGATCATCTTTACCCTGCTATTCCTGCTGCAGATGGGCATTACACTGCTCGGCGGCGAACATGACGGCTCCGTTGGCGACGCCGACGACGCGGTATCCGGCGACGATGGTATCGGCTTCCAGTTCTTTACGCTGAAAAACATGCTGGCCTTCTTTACCATCCTTGGCTGGACGGGACTCGCCTGCATTAACTCCGGCATGGGCAACCTCGGTACGCTCGTGATCTCCGTTATTGCGGGACTGGCCATGATGGTTATTATGTCGCTGCTCTTTTACTACACCAGCAAGTTATCCCATAGCGGCACCATGAACCTGCAAAACGCCGTTGGTCAAACCGGCGAGGTATACCTCACCATTCCGGGTCGCAGATCTGGCACTGGCAAGGTACACATCCGTATACAGGGCGGCATCCGCGAACTGGACGCACTTACCGACGACCTGGCAGATCTGCCCAGCCATAGCCGTATCCGCGTGCAGCAATCATTGAATGACGGCCTGTTACTTGTCACCAAAAGCTAATCTTTTTCCCTTCACCTGAAAACCATTTTTTATCTATATGTATACCTTAATGCCTATACTGCTTGCGGTATTATTCGTCTTCGTTTTTATTTACGCGCTTTTCCGCCGTTACAAGCGCTGTCCTTCCGACCGCATCCTGGTCGTTTATGGTAAAGTAGGTTCTAACTCCGAAGGTAACCTGAGCGCCAAATGTATTCATGGCGGCGCGGCCTTTATCTGGCCTATCATCCAGGACTACTCCTTCATGGACCTTACACCAACCTCTATCGAGGTAAACCTGACGAATGCACTGAGTAAACAGAACATTCGTATCGACGTGCCTTCGCGTTTTACCGTGGCAATTTCCACCGAACCGGCGGTAATGACCAACGCTGCTGAACGTCTTTTGGGCCTGCAACGCCCGCAGATCCACGATCTGGCGAAAGATATCATCTTTGGTCAGCTGCGTCTCGTGGTAGCCACCATGGACATCGAGGAAATCAACAGCAACCGCGATAAATTTCTGTCGAACGTAGCCGCTAACGTGGAAGCCGAGCTGAAAAAGATCGGTCTGAAACTGATTAACGTGAACCTTACCGACATCAAGGACGAATCGGGCTACATAGAGGCTTTGGGTAAAGAAGCCGCCGCAAAAGCGATCAACGAAGCCAAAAAGAGCGTGGCCGAACAGGAGCGTTTTGGTGAAATTGGTAAAGCAGAAGCTAACAAGGAAAAGGACATTAAGATCGCTGAAACCACGCGTGACAGGGATGCAATGATCGCCAGTGCGAACAAAGACAAGGAAATCCTGATCGCCGGCGCGCAGCGTGACGAAAGCATCGGTAAAATCGAAGCGGAAAGAGATACCCGTATCAAATCTGCAGAGGCTAACTCCTCCGCCATCCAGGGTGAGAACAATGCGAGGATCCAGATCGCACAGTCGGAGGCCACCCGTCGCGAACGCGAAGCTGAATCTTTGAAACAAGCTACGGCGGCTGAGAAGGTACAGGCGGCGAAAGCACTCGAAGAGTCGTACCTGGCAGAGCAAAAAGCCGAAGCCGCCCGTGCGGCCAGGGAGCGTGCCACCCAGGAAGCTAACATCGTGGTAGCTGCAGAAATCCAGAAACAAAAAGCCATCATCGAAGCGCAGGCAGAAGCCGAAAAGATCCGACAGAAAGCAAAAGGTGAGGCAGACGCGATCTTCCTGAAAATGGAAGCGGAAGCGAAAGGTATGTTCGAGATCCTGACGAAGCAGGCCGAAGGTATGAACCGTGTGGTACAGGCAGCCGGCAACAATAGTAAGGATGCCGCACTGCTCCTCATCGCCGACAAACTGCCCGAACTGGTAAGAATGCAGACCGATGCGATCAAAAACATCAAGATCGACAAGGTTACCGTTTGGGAAGGCGGCCATGCAAATGGCGACGGCAAAGGCTCTACGGCTAATTTTATCAGCGGTTTGTATAAATCCGTTCCCCCGCTGAAAGACATCTTCAACATGGCGGGTATGGACCTGCCTGAGTTTCTTGGCAAAGAGAAAACGAAGGGCGACGATACCGTACAGGTAGTGGAATCCTGACTGCATATCGATTTATAGTGAGGGCTGGTCCAATGTGGCCGGCCCTTAATTTTTCAGCCAGGCTATGATTTAAGTTGTATATTAGTAATACCCCTTCAAAACATCTGAAACTTAACATGGAAGCACCCAAAAACGCTATTAGCTGGTTTGAGATTCCCGTGAATGATTTTAGCAGAGCGAAGAGATTTTATACCACGATATTGAATTGCGAAATGCAGGAAATGGAAATGGGCTCAGACAGGCTGGCACTTTTCCCTTACGATGCGGAACGCGGTATTGGCGGCGCCATTGTACAGGGACCTGACTACTTACCCAGCCAGCGGGGTAGCCTGGTTTATCTGAATGCGGGCGCAGACCTCTCCGACGTGCTTAACCGTGTACCGGCAGCCGGTGGTAAAATAGAGCTGGACAAAAAGCTGATTTCCGAACAGGCAGATATGGGCTACTACGCCGTTTTCCAGGATACGGAGGGGAATAGGGTGGCGTTGCATTCGATGGGGTGATTGACGGCATGCAGGTTGATATTTTTTATACTTTCTTTCAGATTCTTTTGAAAGTTCGGAAACATAGCCATACATTTGAGGCATGAAGTTCACTGATGCAAAAGCACAATTCATCCAGGCCTGGGGTTCTTTAGGAGCGCAATGGGGTATTAACCGTACCATGGCGCAAATCCACGCACTCCTGCTGATCGCACCCGACGCGCTGAGCGCCGATGAGATCATGGAGGAACTGAACATCTCCCGCGGTAACACCAACATGAATGTACGGGAGCTGATCAACTGGGGCATCGTGGATAAAGTGCTGGTACCAGGCGAGCGCAAGGAATACTTCGCCGCGGAAAAAGACATCTGGAAAGTAGGTACCGCTATCGCCCGCGAGCGTAAAAAGCGCGAACTGGACCCGATCCTGAAGGTGTTGAACGCACTTTCCACCGTAGAAGGTGATCAGAAAGACAAACACGTAAAAGCATTTCGTGAGTCGATCCAAAACATTAATCGTTTTGCGCAACAAACGGACAATACCCTCAATGCATTCATCAAAGCAGAAGAAAACTGGTTCTACAGCACCTTGCTGAAGGTATTCAAGTAATATTTTTTTGCTCAAATGTTTCATTACTTACTGAAAGTTCAGAATTACACTAGTCATGAATAATAAGAAGATCGTTATCGCAGGTGGAGCAGGATTTATGGGCGAGGCCCTGGCGGAGTATTACGGCCTGGAGAACGAAGTGGTGATACTTACGCGCCAGGAAAAACCTCATAGCCAATATGCACGTTATGTGAAATGGGATGGCGAACACCTCACCAGCTGGTACCGCGAACTAGACAAGGCCGACCTGCTCATCAACCTGGCAGGTAAAAGTGTGAACTGCCGGTACAACGAACGTAACAAGGCGGAGATATTCAGCAGCCGGGTGAACAGTACCCGCGTGCTCGGCGAAGCGATCAAACGCCTCTCCAACCCTCCTGCCCTGTGGATCAATGCCGCATCTGCCACGATTTACCGACATGCTGAAGATCGCCCTATGGACGAGCGCAATGGCGACATAGGCACCGGTTTCTCTGTAGAAGTGTGCAAGTTGTGGGAGAAAACGTTTTATGAACAGGAAACACCACATACCCGCAAAGTGGCGCTGCGTACGGCCATCGTACTCGGCCCCAAAGGCGGTGCTTTAATGCCGATGCTCAACCTCGTGAAGTTTGCACTGGGTGGCAGGCAAGGTAGCGGTCACCAGATGTTTAGCTGGGTGCATATCGAAGACTTCTGCAGACTTGCCAAATGGCTTTACGAAACACCGGAAGCACAAGGCACCTACAACTGCTCTGCTCCCCAACCTGTTACGAACGAAACCTTTATGCGCACCCTGCGCCAGGCTGCCGGTCGCCGCATTGGTTTACCTGCGCCAGAATGGCTGTTGCGCATGGGGGCAGTAATGATCGGTACGGAAATTGAACTCATTATCAAAAGCCGCTGGGTCATACCCGCCCGCCTCGTGCAGGAAGGCTTCCGGTTCAGGCATGCGCAGTTGCGGCCGGCACTGGAAGATATATTGAGCGAATTACCCAGGCGGCGGTATCATTTATTTTAACTTAAGATCATGAAAGAACCGAAACTGACAGTTGTGATAGGCGCTTCGCCAAACCCGGACAGGTATAGTTTTTTAGCCGTAAACCGCCTGCGTGCCTATAATCATCCTGTAGTGGCCATCGGTAAAAAAACAGGCGACATCAACGGTACACCGGTGATCGCAGAACATCCCGCGCTGGAGAACGTAGATACGATCACGTTATACATGAACCCGCAGCGGCAGCAGGAATACTACGATTACATCCTCAGCCTGCGCCCAAAACGCATCATCTTTAACCCGGGAACAGAAAACCCCGAACTGGAAGCCAGGGCGCAGCAACAAGGCATTGAAACGCTGGAAGCCTGTACGCTCGTCATGCTCGGCACCGGCCAGTACTAAAACTTAATGCTCCCTTCATACGACCACTTCCTTTTTTTCGTATATTCGGTTAAGCGTATAGCGCATCCATTGCCATACAGCAACCGAAGTGAAAGCACGTTAACCCGCATCGCCAGACAGGCAAAAGACTTACAGACAGGCATCGTTTACCCTCGGCTTATTCACCCATTAAACATACATTTTATGAAGTGGAGACGATTCAACGGAGAGCCCATCAACCTGCCCATCAAAGATGAAGTAAGACGCG
This genomic interval from Chitinophaga horti contains the following:
- a CDS encoding pyruvate dehydrogenase complex dihydrolipoamide acetyltransferase codes for the protein MAEVIRMPLLSDTMTEGVIAEWHKKVGDTVKSDDVIAEVETDKATMEVMGYADGTILYIGVEKGKAAKVNDIIAIVGKPGEDYKSLLEGGATAAAPAKEAAPAKAEAPAAEAAPAPKADDAAVAEALKNATVIRMPLLSDTMTEGKIVAWNKKVGDTVKSDDVLAEVETDKATMEVIGYADGTLLHVGVKEGEAAKVNGIIAIVGKQGTNVDAILAAEKGGNAAPAAKAAEQQSAPAANAAPAATAAPAEAAPASSNEGGRVKASPLAKKLAADKGIDINQVTGSGDNGRIVKKDVDNYTPAAKAAPAATTAASGAAAPQAAPFVPGQESYEDIPVTQMRGVIAKRLGESKFTAPEFYLTMEINMDEAMKNREALNKVSPVKISFNDMVIKAAAMALRQHPYVNSSWQGGTIRMNQHVHIGSAVAVDEGLIVPTIRFADQKTLSQIAADAKVLYDKAKNKKLQPNEFSGSTFTVSNLGMMGIDHFTAIINQPNSAILAVGGIKEVVVAEKGQFKVTNIMKVTLTCDHRTVDGAVGAKFLVTLKGFLENPVTMLV
- a CDS encoding flotillin family protein produces the protein MYTLMPILLAVLFVFVFIYALFRRYKRCPSDRILVVYGKVGSNSEGNLSAKCIHGGAAFIWPIIQDYSFMDLTPTSIEVNLTNALSKQNIRIDVPSRFTVAISTEPAVMTNAAERLLGLQRPQIHDLAKDIIFGQLRLVVATMDIEEINSNRDKFLSNVAANVEAELKKIGLKLINVNLTDIKDESGYIEALGKEAAAKAINEAKKSVAEQERFGEIGKAEANKEKDIKIAETTRDRDAMIASANKDKEILIAGAQRDESIGKIEAERDTRIKSAEANSSAIQGENNARIQIAQSEATRREREAESLKQATAAEKVQAAKALEESYLAEQKAEAARAARERATQEANIVVAAEIQKQKAIIEAQAEAEKIRQKAKGEADAIFLKMEAEAKGMFEILTKQAEGMNRVVQAAGNNSKDAALLLIADKLPELVRMQTDAIKNIKIDKVTVWEGGHANGDGKGSTANFISGLYKSVPPLKDIFNMAGMDLPEFLGKEKTKGDDTVQVVES
- a CDS encoding VOC family protein, translating into MEAPKNAISWFEIPVNDFSRAKRFYTTILNCEMQEMEMGSDRLALFPYDAERGIGGAIVQGPDYLPSQRGSLVYLNAGADLSDVLNRVPAAGGKIELDKKLISEQADMGYYAVFQDTEGNRVALHSMG
- a CDS encoding GbsR/MarR family transcriptional regulator, which codes for MKFTDAKAQFIQAWGSLGAQWGINRTMAQIHALLLIAPDALSADEIMEELNISRGNTNMNVRELINWGIVDKVLVPGERKEYFAAEKDIWKVGTAIARERKKRELDPILKVLNALSTVEGDQKDKHVKAFRESIQNINRFAQQTDNTLNAFIKAEENWFYSTLLKVFK
- a CDS encoding TIGR01777 family oxidoreductase, translating into MNNKKIVIAGGAGFMGEALAEYYGLENEVVILTRQEKPHSQYARYVKWDGEHLTSWYRELDKADLLINLAGKSVNCRYNERNKAEIFSSRVNSTRVLGEAIKRLSNPPALWINAASATIYRHAEDRPMDERNGDIGTGFSVEVCKLWEKTFYEQETPHTRKVALRTAIVLGPKGGALMPMLNLVKFALGGRQGSGHQMFSWVHIEDFCRLAKWLYETPEAQGTYNCSAPQPVTNETFMRTLRQAAGRRIGLPAPEWLLRMGAVMIGTEIELIIKSRWVIPARLVQEGFRFRHAQLRPALEDILSELPRRRYHLF
- a CDS encoding CoA-binding protein, producing MKEPKLTVVIGASPNPDRYSFLAVNRLRAYNHPVVAIGKKTGDINGTPVIAEHPALENVDTITLYMNPQRQQEYYDYILSLRPKRIIFNPGTENPELEARAQQQGIETLEACTLVMLGTGQY